A single region of the Lactobacillus isalae genome encodes:
- a CDS encoding Rpn family recombination-promoting nuclease/putative transposase, with the protein MNKNELEKRVDEADITADPIFSWVMEQGTNCRDLLRAIAPELHIQTANFETQKRLKFHPAMHGIIPDIYATDDKGRVFDIELQMTLPDFLGKRMRYYFSMMDQSLFMQGENYRNLPTTYLILILPTDPLGLDQYRYDTTWSTKGFKYDPLNIGQKLILLNASGTKGKITPRLQGFFDLMRGKINTNDSFIQKLQSDVEKYKTNPERRKELMDYQMKLDDMRYVGEKTGKEEERIDAIKKMIRRYRQFSANDEKILSLLTQDYGNDFSQEELKQFIKNN; encoded by the coding sequence ATGAACAAAAATGAGCTTGAAAAGCGCGTTGATGAAGCAGATATCACTGCTGATCCAATTTTTAGCTGGGTTATGGAACAAGGAACTAATTGCCGCGACCTTTTGCGGGCAATTGCACCTGAATTGCATATTCAAACTGCTAATTTTGAAACGCAAAAAAGATTGAAATTTCACCCTGCTATGCATGGCATTATTCCAGATATCTACGCTACAGACGACAAGGGACGAGTCTTTGATATTGAATTACAAATGACTCTGCCAGACTTTTTAGGAAAGCGAATGCGGTATTATTTTTCAATGATGGATCAAAGTCTGTTTATGCAAGGTGAAAATTATCGCAATTTGCCTACTACATACTTAATTTTAATTCTGCCAACTGATCCTCTCGGTCTTGATCAGTATCGGTATGATACGACTTGGAGCACCAAGGGATTCAAGTATGATCCGCTAAATATTGGTCAAAAATTAATTTTACTCAATGCAAGTGGGACAAAAGGAAAAATCACGCCCCGTCTACAAGGATTTTTCGATCTAATGCGTGGTAAAATTAATACAAATGATAGCTTTATTCAAAAGCTACAAAGCGACGTTGAGAAATATAAAACTAATCCAGAAAGAAGGAAAGAACTCATGGATTATCAAATGAAACTTGATGACATGCGATATGTCGGCGAAAAAACCGGTAAAGAAGAAGAACGAATTGATGCCATTAAGAAGATGATTCGACGCTATCGTCAATTCAGCGCTAATGATGAAAAAATCTTAAGTCTCTTAACCCAGGATTATGGGAATGATTTTTCTCAAGAAGAATTGAAGCAATTTATTAAAAATAATTAG
- a CDS encoding PTS sugar transporter subunit IIA produces the protein MFNFFKKKNKGLEVDAAVDGELIPITEVKDDVFSTKMLGDGYAIKPTSGEIHSPVEGDISTLFPTKHAIGIKTKEGLEILVHLGIDTVELNGAPFEMKIQKGDHVIAGQLLGTMDLKQVTDSGRDDSVIVVYTNMDLIESITPVQKGSISSDEKVQTITFKKN, from the coding sequence ATGTTTAATTTTTTCAAAAAGAAAAATAAAGGCTTAGAAGTAGATGCCGCCGTTGATGGTGAATTGATACCAATTACCGAAGTAAAAGATGATGTATTTTCTACTAAGATGTTAGGTGATGGATATGCTATTAAGCCTACTAGTGGAGAAATTCATTCGCCGGTAGAAGGCGACATATCTACTTTGTTTCCTACTAAACACGCTATTGGTATTAAGACTAAAGAAGGATTAGAGATTCTTGTACACTTAGGAATTGATACAGTGGAATTAAATGGGGCACCTTTTGAGATGAAAATTCAAAAAGGTGATCATGTTATTGCTGGTCAATTGCTTGGAACAATGGACTTAAAACAAGTTACTGATAGTGGTCGCGATGATTCTGTAATTGTTGTTTATACTAATATGGATTTAATTGAATCCATTACTCCCGTTCAAAAAGGTTCTATTAGTTCTGATGAAAAGGTACAAACAATTACATTTAAGAAAAATTAA
- the mscL gene encoding large-conductance mechanosensitive channel protein MscL, which yields MIKEFKEFIARGNMMDLAVGVIIGAAFTAIVNSLVKDLINPLIGLFIGKIDLSNLKFTVGEATFKYGSFLNAIINFLIIALVVFCLIKLVNKMMPKKETEEDDPTPTNEEIYLRQIRDLLQEKTK from the coding sequence ATGATTAAAGAATTCAAAGAGTTTATCGCTCGTGGTAACATGATGGACTTAGCTGTTGGGGTTATTATCGGTGCTGCATTTACCGCAATTGTAAATTCATTAGTTAAAGACTTAATTAATCCACTCATCGGATTATTTATTGGTAAAATTGATTTATCAAATTTAAAATTCACTGTTGGTGAAGCTACATTCAAATACGGCAGCTTTTTAAATGCCATCATTAACTTTTTAATCATCGCATTGGTTGTCTTCTGCTTAATTAAATTAGTCAATAAAATGATGCCTAAAAAAGAAACTGAAGAAGACGATCCTACACCAACTAATGAGGAAATATATCTTCGTCAAATTCGTGATTTATTACAAGAAAAAACTAAATAG
- a CDS encoding vitamin B12 independent methionine synthase, with translation MTELAHFDIVGSFLRPEELKQARDKFSHGDISQAELTQIENQEIEKLIHTEEDLGLKAVTDGEFRRSWWHLDFLWGLNGVAKYDYQESYKFHGAKTRTDNAELAGKVSYNPEHPFFKAFEFVKEHTNVTPKQTIPSPTLLFRDNRSDNWPNFYENKQDYLNDLAKAYHKTIKQFYDLGCRYLQIDDTTWAFLISKLNETENNPKEHEKYVQLAEDSVCVINKTLENLPDDLTIATHICRGNFKSTFLFSGGYEPIAKYLGQLNYDRFFLEYDNDRSGDLEPIKKIWNNRNNVTIVLGLITSKNGQLEDPNTIIQRVNEAAELVPLTNLALSTQCGFASTEEGNILTEADQWKKIKLVVDTANKIWK, from the coding sequence ATGACAGAATTAGCACATTTCGATATTGTTGGCAGTTTTTTAAGACCAGAAGAATTAAAACAGGCTAGAGATAAATTTAGTCACGGAGATATTTCGCAAGCTGAATTAACTCAAATAGAAAATCAAGAAATTGAAAAATTAATCCATACAGAAGAAGATTTAGGATTAAAGGCTGTAACGGATGGAGAATTCCGTCGTAGCTGGTGGCATCTGGATTTCTTATGGGGCTTAAATGGCGTCGCAAAATACGATTACCAAGAAAGCTATAAGTTCCATGGTGCTAAGACTAGAACAGACAATGCGGAATTAGCTGGTAAAGTATCTTATAATCCCGAGCATCCATTCTTTAAAGCATTTGAGTTTGTTAAGGAACATACTAACGTAACTCCCAAGCAAACGATTCCTTCACCTACCCTACTTTTTAGAGATAATCGTTCAGACAACTGGCCTAACTTTTATGAGAATAAACAAGATTATCTTAATGATCTAGCAAAGGCATATCATAAAACAATCAAGCAATTTTATGATCTAGGCTGTCGTTATCTTCAAATTGATGACACAACATGGGCTTTCTTAATTAGTAAGTTGAATGAGACTGAAAATAACCCTAAAGAACATGAAAAATACGTTCAGTTAGCAGAAGATTCAGTTTGCGTAATCAATAAAACACTAGAAAATCTGCCAGATGATCTGACCATTGCTACACACATCTGCCGTGGTAACTTTAAATCTACATTTCTTTTTTCAGGTGGATATGAGCCAATTGCCAAGTATCTAGGTCAATTAAATTATGATCGCTTTTTCTTAGAATATGACAATGATCGTTCTGGAGATTTAGAACCAATCAAAAAGATCTGGAACAATCGCAATAATGTCACAATTGTTTTGGGATTAATTACATCAAAAAATGGTCAACTAGAAGATCCTAATACAATTATTCAAAGAGTCAATGAAGCGGCTGAATTGGTTCCTTTAACTAATTTAGCTCTTAGTACACAATGCGGCTTTGCTTCAACCGAAGAAGGCAATATTTTAACCGAAGCTGACCAGTGGAAAAAGATAAAACTAGTGGTTGATACTGCTAATAAAATTTGGAAATAA
- a CDS encoding MurR/RpiR family transcriptional regulator, protein MTDLKRRVWEKNGELSESEKEIVRFLFSNSTLCSHLSLAKLAKKLYVSESSIFRLCKKIGLSGYSELRFELSDLTHEKKMNTIDVATEVKNASQEVLNYCNTLKLEKIFSNIEQANTIYLYSTGWSQELIAKYLAHELFIIGKRAVILPSAIEELRIVSRRAVEGDMLFIISYSGDNIQIRDEISKIKLLNNRITTVSFTTLRPAELISLVDYSFFFRTLKFKNFSGGGEESINDAFSPAYTFIDLLIAKYYQWEEQKGELDNVDYDEE, encoded by the coding sequence ATGACTGACTTGAAAAGACGCGTCTGGGAAAAAAACGGAGAATTAAGTGAATCTGAGAAAGAAATTGTTAGATTTCTATTTTCAAATTCAACATTATGTAGCCATTTGAGCTTAGCAAAATTAGCCAAAAAATTATATGTTTCAGAATCTTCGATTTTTAGACTTTGCAAAAAAATAGGTTTATCAGGTTACAGTGAATTACGATTTGAATTATCAGATTTAACTCATGAAAAGAAAATGAATACGATTGATGTTGCAACTGAAGTAAAAAATGCAAGTCAAGAAGTGCTGAATTACTGTAATACGTTAAAATTAGAAAAGATTTTTTCTAATATTGAGCAGGCAAATACAATTTATTTATATTCAACAGGTTGGTCTCAAGAATTAATAGCAAAGTATTTGGCTCACGAGTTATTCATAATTGGAAAAAGAGCTGTAATTCTTCCATCGGCAATTGAAGAACTAAGAATTGTAAGTAGGCGGGCCGTAGAGGGAGATATGCTTTTTATCATTTCTTATAGTGGTGATAATATTCAAATCCGCGACGAAATAAGTAAGATAAAACTTTTGAATAACAGAATAACGACAGTATCATTTACAACTTTGCGCCCAGCAGAGTTAATCTCATTAGTAGATTATAGTTTCTTCTTTCGTACCTTAAAGTTTAAAAATTTTTCTGGGGGGGGAGAAGAGTCTATTAACGACGCCTTTAGTCCAGCATATACCTTCATTGACCTTTTAATTGCTAAGTACTATCAGTGGGAGGAACAAAAAGGAGAGTTAGACAATGTGGACTATGACGAAGAATAA
- a CDS encoding family 4 glycosyl hydrolase, translated as MTKDNRKFSVVIAGGGSTFTPGFVLNLLQNQDRFPLRKLKFYDNDAERQKKIGDAVAIIMKERAPEIEFEYTTDPKEAFTDVDFVMGSIRVGKYHMRSLDEKIPLRYGVNGQETTGPGGMAYGLRSIPAIIQIIDWMEEYSPNAWMINYSNTIAIVAEACRRLRPHSKVINICDMPIDIMTRMAQICGLKDYHDLDFNYYGLNHFGWWKGVWDKKTGKDLMPELKKYVSKNGYWVGGDFDKDTEPSWEATFKKAADCYALEPNTLPNTYMQYYYYPQYEVKNADPHHTRTDEIREYRQKIVFGECERIVKEGTAENNMWDRNATHSEYIVDICHAIAYNTGEKFLANIPNNGAISNMDPDSIVEVPCLFTSHGVEPMATGKAGIFQRGLMMEQQTCEKLVVDAYEQHSYEKMWEAFALNKTVPDALVAKKILDDMIPENKPYWPELK; from the coding sequence ATGACTAAAGATAACCGTAAGTTTTCAGTTGTTATTGCTGGTGGTGGTAGTACATTTACACCAGGATTTGTACTGAACTTATTACAGAATCAAGATAGATTTCCATTAAGAAAATTAAAATTTTACGATAATGACGCAGAACGTCAGAAGAAAATTGGGGATGCAGTAGCAATTATCATGAAAGAAAGAGCTCCAGAAATCGAGTTCGAGTATACTACTGATCCTAAAGAAGCATTTACTGATGTTGATTTCGTTATGGGATCAATTCGGGTTGGTAAATATCACATGCGTAGTTTAGATGAAAAAATTCCATTGAGATATGGAGTTAATGGACAGGAAACTACAGGACCCGGAGGAATGGCATACGGTCTTCGTTCTATTCCAGCAATCATTCAAATTATTGACTGGATGGAAGAATATTCACCTAATGCTTGGATGATTAACTACTCTAACACTATTGCCATTGTTGCTGAAGCATGTCGTCGTCTTCGCCCACATTCAAAAGTTATTAATATTTGTGATATGCCAATTGATATCATGACTAGGATGGCACAAATTTGTGGTTTGAAAGACTATCATGACTTAGATTTCAATTACTATGGTTTAAACCACTTTGGCTGGTGGAAAGGCGTTTGGGATAAGAAGACTGGTAAAGATTTAATGCCCGAACTTAAGAAATATGTTTCAAAGAATGGTTACTGGGTAGGCGGTGATTTTGATAAAGATACTGAGCCTAGCTGGGAAGCAACATTTAAGAAAGCAGCGGATTGCTACGCTCTAGAACCAAACACTTTACCAAATACTTACATGCAATATTATTACTATCCACAATATGAGGTTAAGAATGCCGATCCACATCATACTCGTACTGATGAAATTCGGGAATATCGTCAAAAAATTGTATTTGGTGAGTGTGAACGAATTGTTAAAGAAGGTACTGCAGAAAATAATATGTGGGACCGCAACGCAACTCACTCAGAATATATTGTTGATATCTGTCACGCGATTGCTTATAACACCGGTGAGAAATTCTTAGCAAATATTCCAAATAATGGTGCCATTTCAAATATGGATCCTGATTCAATAGTTGAAGTTCCTTGTTTATTTACCTCACATGGTGTTGAACCAATGGCAACTGGTAAAGCTGGAATCTTCCAAAGAGGCTTGATGATGGAACAACAAACTTGTGAAAAATTAGTTGTTGATGCATATGAACAACACTCATACGAAAAGATGTGGGAAGCATTTGCACTTAATAAGACTGTTCCAGATGCACTTGTTGCTAAGAAAATACTTGATGATATGATTCCAGAAAACAAGCCTTACTGGCCGGAACTAAAATAG
- a CDS encoding L-cystine transporter has product MQTTLVVLMAIAILAGMAYLHRKNWGFTKLVFLSLVIGIVFGVSIQLMFGAKSDIVKNSIDWLSIVGDGYVSLLQMLVIPLIFVSLVGAFTQLKVTTKIRKIATNVLAILLGTTAVASFLGFSSVAIFNLGGAGFAKGMSASSSALSAIKDHQEQLKGLTLPQQITSFFPQNIFADFAGMRSTSTIAVVIFSIFVGIAFLQIKKEKAEAATTFARGIQALRAIIMRIVKIVLELTPYGIFALIARTTATNSFATMSKLLVFIVAAYVAIAVMFIVHAVLLLINGINPITYFKKAWPVLVFAFTSRTSGGSLPLNVRTQRESMGVSDTIVDFAASFGLTIGQNGCAGIYPSMVAAITAPLVGVNIFSWQFVLTLVVIDVISSFGVAGVGGGATFTTLMVLGALNLPVTVLGVLIAIDPIVDMARTALNVNDSMVAGVITAKRTGELDWGIFNNQKDDVDTEVE; this is encoded by the coding sequence GTGCAAACTACCCTCGTTGTTTTAATGGCCATCGCTATCTTAGCTGGCATGGCCTACTTACATAGAAAAAATTGGGGATTTACTAAGCTAGTATTTCTCTCATTAGTCATCGGAATTGTCTTTGGGGTTTCCATTCAATTAATGTTTGGTGCCAAAAGCGATATTGTTAAAAATAGTATTGATTGGCTTTCAATCGTTGGGGATGGCTATGTTTCATTATTACAAATGTTAGTTATTCCACTAATCTTCGTTTCACTAGTTGGTGCTTTCACTCAGTTGAAGGTTACAACTAAGATTAGAAAAATTGCGACTAACGTCTTAGCTATCTTATTAGGAACCACTGCTGTTGCTTCATTCTTAGGCTTTAGTAGTGTTGCAATCTTTAATTTAGGCGGAGCTGGTTTTGCTAAAGGAATGTCTGCTTCTTCAAGTGCCCTTAGTGCAATTAAGGACCATCAAGAACAGTTGAAAGGTCTAACTTTACCACAACAAATTACTTCGTTTTTCCCACAAAATATTTTTGCAGACTTTGCAGGAATGCGTTCAACTAGCACGATTGCAGTCGTAATCTTCTCTATTTTTGTTGGAATTGCATTCTTACAAATCAAGAAAGAAAAAGCTGAAGCTGCTACAACTTTCGCACGTGGCATCCAGGCATTACGCGCAATTATCATGCGTATAGTTAAAATTGTACTTGAACTCACTCCATATGGAATCTTTGCTTTAATTGCTAGAACTACAGCAACTAACAGTTTCGCAACAATGAGTAAATTATTAGTCTTTATCGTTGCCGCTTATGTTGCAATTGCAGTTATGTTCATTGTTCACGCTGTTTTACTTCTAATTAATGGAATTAATCCTATTACTTACTTCAAGAAGGCATGGCCAGTTTTAGTTTTTGCCTTCACTTCTAGAACTAGCGGTGGTAGCTTGCCACTTAACGTTCGTACTCAACGTGAATCAATGGGCGTTAGCGATACAATTGTTGATTTTGCAGCTAGTTTTGGTCTAACTATAGGTCAAAACGGATGTGCAGGTATTTATCCATCAATGGTTGCAGCAATCACTGCCCCACTTGTTGGAGTTAACATTTTCTCATGGCAATTTGTCCTAACTTTGGTTGTAATTGATGTTATTTCAAGTTTCGGTGTTGCCGGCGTTGGTGGTGGTGCAACATTTACTACCTTAATGGTACTTGGTGCACTTAACTTACCAGTAACAGTTCTTGGAGTTTTAATCGCTATCGACCCAATCGTTGATATGGCAAGAACTGCTCTTAACGTTAACGATTCAATGGTTGCTGGTGTGATTACCGCTAAGCGAACTGGAGAATTAGACTGGGGTATTTTTAATAATCAAAAAGATGATGTAGATACTGAAGTTGAATAA
- a CDS encoding S-ribosylhomocysteine lyase: MGKVESFELDHTKVKAPYVRLITVEEGHKGDKISNFDLRLVQPNENAIPTGGLHTIEHLLAGLLRDRIDGYIDCSPFGCRTGFHLLVWGTPSTTEVAKALKESLEEIRDKIQWEDVPGTTIESCGNYRDHSLFSAKQWSKDILEKGISNDPFERNIVE, encoded by the coding sequence ATGGGTAAAGTTGAAAGTTTTGAATTAGATCACACTAAGGTTAAAGCACCTTACGTTCGTTTAATTACTGTTGAAGAAGGACACAAAGGAGATAAAATCAGCAATTTTGATCTTCGTTTAGTTCAGCCGAATGAAAATGCCATCCCTACTGGTGGCTTGCATACTATTGAGCACTTATTAGCTGGATTGTTACGTGATCGCATTGATGGCTACATTGATTGCTCCCCATTTGGTTGCCGAACAGGTTTCCATCTCTTAGTTTGGGGTACACCATCAACTACAGAAGTTGCTAAGGCGCTTAAAGAATCACTTGAAGAAATTCGCGACAAGATTCAATGGGAAGACGTTCCTGGTACTACTATTGAATCTTGCGGCAATTACCGTGATCACTCCTTATTTTCTGCTAAACAATGGTCAAAAGATATTTTAGAAAAGGGAATTTCCAACGATCCATTTGAAAGAAATATTGTAGAATAA
- a CDS encoding alpha-glucoside-specific PTS transporter subunit IIBC, with product MMQKLQRFGAAMFVPVLLFSFAGIVVALGSLFNNATIFGSLANPTTGWYKVWDTISAGGWTVFNQECLLFVVGLPIGLANKSRGRAAMEALITYLTFNYFVGAMLSHWGSFFGVPNFNKIQITANATNGGLTEIAGIKTLDTNIVFSLIIAGIVVYLHNHYFDKKLPEWLGTFQGSTYVYFLGFFVMIPVAFLTCLIWPKVQLGINSMQHFIVSSGFVGVWIYSFLNRVLIPTGLHHLVYIPFQFGPAVVAGGLQPYWLKHLTEYAASTKPLSQIASVEGFQLYGNEKVFLVPFICWAFYATAKKNKKKQTSALLIPAALTSVFAGITEPIDFTYLFAAPVLWIVYSVMAATMNTVMWCFGLRGLMSDGAIGIASMNWLPLWANHWHIYVMQFIVGIVFGLLTYFIFKIMIEKFNYVTPGREADDEDVKLINKKEYKEKMAQQKAAQQATGVDASDPYIARAQAYLELLGGPSNIEELSSCATRLRVTVKDPDKLGSDAQFRANKAVNVVHHGKAIQVIVGLDVAQVLERMQTLIEKAGHNTKVSQEQDPEVTQAIGFIDLLGGRDNIKKLISCSTRIRVEVYDLSKVADDAHFKDLGAHEVTRRDNEIDIVIGLNADSIVDKMKENM from the coding sequence ATGATGCAGAAACTACAAAGATTTGGAGCGGCCATGTTCGTGCCCGTCTTGCTTTTCTCGTTTGCCGGTATTGTGGTAGCTTTAGGAAGCTTATTTAACAATGCAACAATTTTTGGATCATTAGCTAATCCTACGACTGGTTGGTATAAAGTTTGGGATACAATTTCTGCTGGTGGTTGGACTGTATTTAATCAAGAATGTCTATTATTTGTTGTTGGATTGCCGATTGGCCTAGCAAATAAATCACGTGGCCGTGCTGCGATGGAAGCTCTTATTACTTACTTGACTTTCAACTACTTTGTTGGGGCTATGTTAAGTCATTGGGGTTCCTTCTTTGGAGTACCAAACTTTAATAAGATTCAAATTACTGCTAATGCGACTAACGGTGGTTTAACTGAAATTGCTGGTATTAAGACACTAGATACTAATATTGTCTTCTCATTAATTATTGCTGGTATTGTTGTTTATCTCCATAATCATTATTTTGATAAAAAATTACCAGAATGGCTAGGTACTTTCCAGGGTTCAACTTATGTTTACTTCTTAGGTTTCTTTGTGATGATCCCAGTTGCATTTTTAACCTGTTTGATTTGGCCTAAAGTTCAATTAGGTATTAATAGTATGCAACACTTTATTGTAAGCAGTGGTTTTGTCGGAGTTTGGATTTATTCATTCTTGAACCGTGTATTAATTCCTACTGGACTTCACCACCTAGTATATATTCCATTCCAGTTTGGTCCAGCTGTAGTCGCTGGAGGACTTCAGCCATATTGGTTAAAGCACTTAACAGAATATGCTGCAAGCACGAAACCTTTATCACAAATTGCTTCTGTAGAAGGATTCCAACTTTATGGTAATGAAAAAGTCTTCTTAGTACCATTTATTTGTTGGGCTTTCTATGCAACCGCTAAGAAGAATAAAAAGAAACAAACCTCAGCATTACTTATTCCAGCTGCATTAACTTCTGTTTTTGCGGGTATTACTGAACCTATTGACTTCACTTACTTGTTTGCTGCCCCAGTACTTTGGATTGTATATTCAGTTATGGCTGCTACTATGAATACGGTTATGTGGTGTTTTGGTTTAAGAGGACTTATGTCGGATGGTGCAATTGGTATTGCGTCAATGAACTGGCTGCCACTTTGGGCAAATCACTGGCACATTTATGTAATGCAATTCATTGTCGGAATTGTATTTGGTCTTCTTACTTACTTTATTTTTAAGATAATGATTGAAAAATTTAACTACGTAACTCCAGGGCGAGAAGCTGATGATGAAGATGTTAAATTAATTAATAAGAAAGAATATAAAGAAAAGATGGCTCAACAAAAGGCTGCTCAACAAGCAACTGGTGTCGATGCTTCTGATCCATATATTGCTAGAGCGCAAGCTTATCTAGAATTATTAGGTGGACCAAGTAATATTGAAGAATTATCGTCATGCGCTACTAGATTACGTGTAACTGTGAAGGATCCAGATAAGTTAGGATCAGATGCCCAATTTAGAGCTAATAAAGCTGTTAATGTTGTTCACCATGGTAAAGCTATTCAAGTTATTGTTGGTCTTGATGTTGCACAAGTCTTAGAAAGAATGCAAACATTAATTGAAAAAGCTGGTCATAATACAAAGGTAAGTCAAGAACAAGATCCAGAGGTTACACAAGCTATTGGATTTATTGACTTACTTGGTGGTCGCGACAATATTAAGAAATTGATATCATGCTCAACTAGAATTAGAGTGGAAGTCTATGATTTATCTAAAGTTGCAGATGATGCTCATTTTAAAGATTTAGGAGCACATGAAGTGACTCGTAGAGACAATGAAATTGATATTGTTATTGGCCTAAACGCAGACAGTATTGTTGATAAAATGAAAGAAAATATGTAG
- a CDS encoding PAS domain-containing protein, whose protein sequence is MAEPKWLKDLKEEDYIKEDFDATGKSRYTVEGVDKNDPDWLDKAAKKVNAAEGDDYVKLDAGLLTVNQINWMLRRAFGELTYVDDNNQFLWYNKPTDPDKKMLAGRTPDQVGDTMGAVHPNIRNVIPEAKKVIYALRNKIDGHDEVKMPVPNGNRHKLILHDYKRIEDEEGNYMGTYEWVQDIYPFVKYFCETTGQKLVDDPDATTGATYKKDEVDTATGASKHEEHVEEKKEENPDTNSGASEY, encoded by the coding sequence ATGGCAGAACCTAAGTGGCTAAAAGACTTAAAAGAAGAAGATTATATTAAAGAAGATTTCGATGCAACTGGAAAATCACGCTATACTGTTGAAGGTGTAGACAAGAATGATCCAGATTGGTTGGATAAGGCAGCCAAGAAAGTAAATGCTGCTGAAGGTGACGACTACGTAAAGCTTGATGCTGGACTTCTTACAGTTAACCAAATTAACTGGATGCTTCGTCGTGCATTTGGTGAATTAACTTATGTAGATGATAATAACCAATTCTTATGGTATAACAAGCCAACTGATCCAGATAAGAAGATGCTTGCTGGTCGTACACCAGATCAAGTTGGTGATACTATGGGTGCAGTTCACCCTAATATCCGTAATGTTATTCCTGAAGCTAAGAAAGTTATCTATGCTTTAAGAAATAAGATTGACGGTCATGATGAAGTTAAAATGCCAGTGCCAAATGGTAATCGTCATAAGTTGATTTTGCATGATTACAAAAGAATTGAAGATGAAGAGGGAAACTACATGGGAACTTATGAATGGGTACAAGATATTTATCCATTTGTAAAATATTTCTGTGAGACTACTGGTCAAAAACTTGTAGATGATCCTGATGCTACTACAGGTGCAACTTACAAGAAAGATGAAGTTGATACTGCAACTGGTGCTTCTAAGCATGAAGAACATGTAGAAGAAAAGAAAGAAGAAAATCCTGATACAAATTCTGGTGCTTCAGAATATTAA